One window of uncultured Methanoregula sp. genomic DNA carries:
- a CDS encoding DEAD/DEAH box helicase produces the protein MKYIISRTAGTHLDDEVFEDARPSRKFIIGTLAAPRAKDLASHDSNEDRASIRAQRLKVSFLVDRTKIDKSSEIILKITGNVFYQINEKIIQDQTEEKKDMVENRKPNTYRDIRKWKRLGFSDTWDVKLFNETPIASQQKNIDFSAVKLLANNDPLLKENKKINEDIWRAEISVLVSDFDEKDLMVTIYLKNNTIEPEKPDNFERTLFDCKLTGTLNSNFSDEFSDEYLYEGHKQRYFYGFRTINCQASWDLKGKTFSTDHFGYFEQENTRPRVSLMGINLNFNNLINPESAIGGLEKLLKMMTDHHDQYLLNVPQNFNKVDFQPRDGDKQKTWGERDELIQQNAILINRFSKGIDLIKTDINVRESFLKTNEAFSNYYSTKGIPNAGWRIFQLVFLISSMESVVKETELDVVDVLHVDTGGGKSEAYFALVVFTAFFERSQGKKEGVTAIVKFPLRMLSIQQLERLSSILIHADHVRKKNENLFPGDNFSLGYYVGNTEEFPDLYKKIKDTLYSKNILKTPAPESIIISRCPLCTTQPVGTVRLIDDEKHARIIHKCDKCGEEFHIYFSDREVFRWRPTVIVSTVDKWAALSAQRRIRSLLGGSGSHCPDGHGFIPSGEICEEKKDEAFQCKNIGKNVISVTGPRLSIQDEMHLLKEGFGTISAHFEGLIETISEFPSGRLFKHVAMSATLNGTKKQIDELYKKKTFIIPGRCPDGVGSSTDIFFEQIEGPKRIIYGLKPNLRDNHYAALRTLLHFIEFIIEAQKLLNSNPDRFCELYSLSDKTKGQDVINHFLIPLTYHIKKQDVYDMDRLKDAVIGDVLDTKYNVGIGGKTLTGDTNLEDLKKAIDDVRKYIKEYAPQKIISGGQIFEPLYATSVVSHGVDLEELNFMVFQGIPYTTSEYIQALSRVGRKELGVILLWFYPNRVRDDSFYRNFKRYHDTLDHQVKPIPVNRYSRLGLHQTINSIFCASVMNHVSNLKGKPLYRKQDVTFLDLNDKKHIVEFIKKVYRKDILDINVHQEVEDRINEIVQSNEKPNLFFPKILAKSGDYFYRNQSGMRGIQKQLILGMVNEDKHRIMKRGN, from the coding sequence GTGAAATATATCATTTCAAGAACTGCGGGTACTCACCTTGATGACGAAGTATTCGAAGATGCCCGTCCAAGTAGAAAATTTATTATTGGAACATTAGCCGCTCCAAGAGCAAAGGATTTGGCATCTCACGATAGTAACGAAGATCGCGCATCGATTCGAGCACAGCGATTGAAAGTTTCATTTCTTGTAGACAGAACTAAAATTGATAAATCTTCTGAAATAATTTTAAAAATTACCGGAAATGTGTTTTATCAAATCAATGAAAAAATCATTCAAGATCAGACTGAAGAAAAAAAGGATATGGTCGAAAATCGAAAACCAAACACATACCGAGATATCCGAAAGTGGAAACGACTTGGTTTTTCTGATACTTGGGATGTGAAACTTTTTAATGAAACCCCGATAGCCTCCCAACAAAAAAATATTGATTTTTCTGCAGTAAAACTTCTTGCAAATAATGATCCTTTACTAAAAGAAAATAAAAAAATAAATGAAGATATTTGGAGAGCGGAAATTTCTGTACTAGTAAGTGATTTCGATGAAAAAGATTTGATGGTCACAATTTACCTCAAAAATAATACGATAGAACCCGAAAAGCCAGACAATTTTGAAAGGACTCTTTTTGATTGCAAGCTGACAGGAACACTAAACAGCAATTTCTCTGATGAATTTTCCGATGAATATCTTTACGAGGGGCATAAACAAAGATATTTTTACGGATTTAGAACAATCAATTGCCAGGCATCATGGGACCTCAAAGGAAAAACATTCTCTACCGATCATTTTGGATATTTCGAACAGGAGAATACCCGTCCTAGAGTCTCGCTAATGGGAATAAATCTGAATTTTAATAATTTAATTAACCCAGAATCAGCAATTGGGGGTCTTGAAAAACTCTTGAAAATGATGACCGATCATCATGATCAATATTTGCTGAATGTCCCCCAGAATTTTAACAAAGTCGATTTCCAACCAAGAGACGGAGATAAGCAAAAAACCTGGGGAGAGCGTGACGAATTAATCCAGCAAAATGCCATTTTAATAAATCGATTTTCAAAAGGAATTGATCTGATAAAAACCGACATAAACGTGAGAGAATCGTTTTTAAAAACAAATGAAGCATTTTCTAATTATTATTCAACAAAAGGGATCCCAAACGCCGGTTGGAGAATTTTTCAGTTAGTTTTTCTCATTTCAAGCATGGAGTCTGTCGTAAAAGAGACCGAATTGGATGTCGTCGATGTTCTCCATGTTGATACTGGGGGGGGTAAGTCAGAGGCTTATTTCGCACTTGTTGTATTTACTGCATTTTTTGAAAGAAGCCAAGGGAAAAAAGAGGGTGTCACAGCCATTGTTAAATTTCCTCTTCGGATGCTATCTATACAACAACTTGAACGATTATCCAGCATTTTAATCCATGCTGATCACGTCCGCAAAAAAAATGAGAATTTATTCCCCGGTGATAATTTTTCTTTGGGGTATTATGTTGGCAATACTGAGGAGTTCCCTGATTTATACAAAAAGATCAAAGATACCCTCTATTCTAAAAATATTCTTAAGACTCCTGCACCTGAATCAATAATAATTTCACGATGCCCTCTTTGCACAACTCAGCCCGTGGGCACTGTGCGATTAATCGATGATGAAAAACATGCTCGGATAATCCACAAATGCGACAAATGTGGGGAAGAGTTTCATATTTATTTCAGTGACCGTGAAGTATTTCGCTGGAGGCCAACGGTAATTGTATCAACCGTTGATAAATGGGCTGCTTTGTCAGCTCAGCGAAGAATTCGTTCATTGCTCGGGGGTAGTGGAAGTCATTGCCCCGATGGACATGGATTCATACCATCCGGAGAAATTTGTGAAGAGAAAAAAGATGAAGCATTTCAATGTAAAAATATCGGGAAAAATGTAATAAGTGTCACAGGGCCCCGATTATCCATTCAAGATGAAATGCACTTATTAAAAGAAGGATTTGGAACTATATCTGCACATTTTGAAGGACTAATTGAAACAATCTCTGAGTTTCCCTCCGGACGGCTTTTCAAACATGTTGCGATGAGTGCGACCTTGAATGGAACGAAAAAACAAATCGACGAACTCTATAAAAAGAAGACATTTATCATACCAGGGCGATGCCCAGATGGTGTAGGATCTTCGACAGATATTTTCTTTGAACAAATCGAAGGCCCAAAAAGAATAATTTATGGGTTAAAACCAAATCTACGAGATAATCACTATGCTGCTCTGAGAACACTACTACATTTTATTGAATTCATTATCGAAGCACAGAAACTTCTGAACTCCAATCCGGACCGGTTTTGTGAATTATATTCCCTCTCTGATAAGACAAAAGGTCAAGATGTGATTAATCATTTCCTGATTCCACTCACCTACCACATCAAAAAGCAAGATGTTTACGATATGGATCGTTTGAAGGATGCAGTTATTGGTGATGTTTTAGATACGAAATACAATGTAGGCATCGGAGGAAAAACATTAACCGGGGATACAAATTTAGAAGACTTAAAAAAAGCGATTGACGACGTTAGAAAATATATCAAAGAATATGCTCCTCAAAAAATTATCAGTGGAGGTCAAATTTTCGAACCCTTATATGCCACATCTGTTGTTTCTCATGGTGTCGATTTGGAAGAATTGAACTTCATGGTTTTTCAAGGGATTCCATATACAACATCAGAATATATTCAAGCGTTATCCCGGGTTGGCAGAAAAGAACTAGGTGTAATATTACTCTGGTTTTATCCTAACCGAGTTCGTGACGATAGTTTCTATAGAAATTTTAAGCGGTATCATGACACCTTGGATCACCAGGTAAAACCAATTCCAGTAAACAGATATTCTCGTTTGGGACTACATCAAACCATTAATTCGATTTTTTGTGCATCCGTAATGAATCATGTATCAAATTTGAAAGGAAAACCGCTCTATCGAAAACAGGATGTTACATTCCTTGATCTAAATGATAAAAAACACATTGTCGAATTCATAAAAAAAGTGTATAGAAAGGATATTCTTGATATCAATGTTCATCAGGAAGTCGAAGACCGAATCAATGAAATTGTTCAAAGTAATGAAAAACCTAATTTGTTCTTTCCGAAAATATTGGCGAAAAGTGGAGATTATTTTTATCGAAATCAATCGGGAATGCGAGGTATCCAAAAACAGCTCATTCTTGGAATGGTCAACGAAGATAAACACAGAATTATGAAAAGGGGGAATTAA
- a CDS encoding DUF2075 domain-containing protein translates to MQNTPCGWSGTIHTFLSISKAAWLIALEGHHQRCMNAPADQSQILAWKHEFDILQKELRQLVQIKPEIGNYSIIFEYELPRERGRRPDVVILGPCVFVLEFKDYAQRLQAHSDQVAAYARDLQHFHSASQNHTVIPILVLARAKDRISLDEDVIVISSDHIADVLTLQSELETGALIDPTLWIAAEYAPLPSLIQAARTIWGKQPLPQIKRALSAGIPQTIAELISIAQEAQAKNELHLALVTGVPGAGKTLVGIQLVYENHLDSSDLRNNAVFLSGNGPLVKVLKHALKNSIFVQDVHGFLKEYGGATEKIPHEHIWVYDEAQRAWDAERVNEKRGHATSEPEDFLRLAERMNSWGLMVALIGEGQEIHLGEESGLAQWNDALVKMQKPWVVHCPEKIAGNFPVVKKCVTTDVLDLSITLRSHLAEDVAQWISAILEGNLHNAKILADRVMDQGFDVYITQDLNVATNYVQERYRGQEDKRYGLLASSKAKNLPRFDVHNEYNYTKNMREGPWYNDPPNSRNSCCALRDVATEFSCQGLELDFPIVCWGDDFTWSGEWKSPPSSRSKAKDPHRLRVNSYRVLLTRGRDGFIVFVPNEIGMRATYEALVGAGVREMVSVGITGEIMEEKTEDLCDI, encoded by the coding sequence GTGCAGAATACACCTTGCGGCTGGTCAGGAACTATTCACACGTTTCTCTCTATCTCAAAAGCCGCATGGCTCATCGCATTAGAGGGGCATCATCAACGGTGCATGAATGCGCCTGCTGATCAAAGTCAGATTCTTGCATGGAAGCATGAATTTGATATTTTACAAAAAGAATTGCGACAACTCGTTCAGATCAAACCCGAAATTGGAAACTATTCTATCATTTTTGAATATGAATTGCCCCGTGAACGTGGGCGGCGACCGGATGTTGTTATATTAGGGCCGTGCGTCTTTGTTCTTGAATTCAAGGATTATGCACAACGCCTCCAAGCCCATAGCGATCAAGTTGCTGCGTATGCTCGCGATTTGCAGCATTTTCATTCTGCATCACAAAACCACACCGTTATCCCAATTCTTGTTCTTGCCCGAGCAAAGGATCGTATATCGCTTGATGAGGATGTCATTGTCATTTCATCGGACCATATTGCTGATGTCTTAACTCTCCAATCAGAATTGGAAACCGGAGCTTTGATTGATCCAACGCTTTGGATTGCTGCAGAATATGCTCCGCTTCCGTCATTGATACAAGCTGCACGGACAATTTGGGGAAAACAACCGCTCCCTCAGATCAAGCGAGCATTGAGCGCCGGCATTCCTCAGACGATTGCGGAACTCATCTCCATTGCCCAAGAGGCACAAGCGAAGAATGAATTGCATCTCGCTCTCGTGACTGGTGTTCCTGGTGCTGGGAAAACGCTTGTTGGCATTCAATTAGTGTATGAGAATCACCTGGATAGTTCCGACCTTCGGAACAATGCGGTATTTCTCTCGGGAAATGGGCCTCTCGTGAAAGTCCTCAAACATGCCTTGAAGAATTCCATTTTTGTTCAAGATGTGCATGGATTTTTGAAAGAGTATGGCGGAGCAACTGAAAAGATCCCCCATGAACATATCTGGGTTTATGATGAAGCCCAACGAGCGTGGGATGCCGAACGAGTGAACGAAAAACGGGGCCATGCCACGAGCGAGCCTGAAGATTTCTTACGCTTGGCGGAGCGGATGAACTCGTGGGGTTTGATGGTAGCTCTCATTGGCGAAGGACAAGAAATTCACCTTGGCGAAGAATCAGGTTTGGCACAATGGAATGATGCTCTTGTTAAAATGCAGAAACCTTGGGTTGTGCATTGTCCGGAGAAAATAGCCGGTAATTTTCCAGTTGTAAAGAAATGCGTGACAACTGATGTTCTCGATCTCTCCATTACTCTTCGATCACATCTAGCGGAGGATGTTGCGCAATGGATCTCTGCAATTCTTGAAGGGAATCTGCACAATGCTAAAATCTTGGCAGATCGCGTCATGGATCAAGGATTTGATGTATACATCACGCAGGATCTCAACGTTGCAACGAATTATGTACAGGAGCGGTACAGAGGCCAAGAGGACAAACGCTATGGATTGCTCGCATCCTCGAAGGCGAAGAACCTTCCTCGTTTTGACGTCCACAATGAATACAATTACACGAAGAATATGCGGGAAGGTCCGTGGTATAACGATCCCCCTAACTCTCGGAATTCTTGCTGTGCGTTACGCGATGTGGCGACGGAGTTTTCCTGCCAAGGACTTGAACTTGATTTCCCGATTGTCTGTTGGGGCGATGATTTTACCTGGAGTGGGGAATGGAAGAGTCCGCCATCTTCCCGGTCTAAAGCTAAGGATCCGCACCGGCTGCGAGTGAATAGTTATCGGGTGTTATTGACCCGGGGTCGGGATGGATTTATTGTGTTTGTGCCGAATGAGATTGGGATGCGGGCGACGTATGAAGCGCTGGTGGGGGCGGGGGTGAGGGAGATGGTGAGTGTTGGGATAACTGGAGAGATAATGGAAGAAAAGACGGAAGACTTGTGTGATATCTGA
- a CDS encoding DUF2971 domain-containing protein, whose translation MKFSRFEELIRNTGLYFSRWDMLGEPFEGSCPDDYLKQKKGGWGRTPWGRAWGSPYYRLKKFSNAERNLMYICCFCNKNHELTHMWDKYSELNQGIAIRTTLGRLKESLRDESPNEIHIRRVKYSDFDKDSFKKDLDLISLFSLKKNEFSGENEIRMIIKNDPPNPTFSDRGGYVRIDPADLIEEIVLYPKPGAEDIDIKLLNNVQRILDQNNLNIPVRNSTLSKKPQF comes from the coding sequence ATGAAATTTTCTCGTTTTGAAGAATTGATCCGGAACACCGGTCTTTATTTCTCTCGATGGGATATGTTAGGCGAGCCTTTTGAGGGTTCATGTCCCGATGACTATCTCAAACAAAAAAAAGGTGGATGGGGTCGCACTCCATGGGGAAGAGCATGGGGAAGCCCTTATTATCGATTGAAAAAATTCTCAAATGCCGAACGTAATTTGATGTATATTTGCTGTTTTTGCAATAAGAATCATGAACTAACGCATATGTGGGATAAATATTCAGAATTAAATCAAGGAATCGCAATAAGAACAACTTTGGGGAGATTGAAGGAATCACTCCGAGACGAATCACCGAACGAAATACACATTAGACGTGTAAAATATTCAGATTTTGATAAGGATTCTTTCAAAAAAGATTTGGATCTGATCTCTTTGTTCTCTCTCAAAAAAAATGAGTTCTCCGGGGAAAACGAAATACGAATGATAATAAAAAATGATCCGCCAAATCCCACTTTTTCTGATCGTGGAGGATATGTCAGGATCGATCCCGCTGATCTAATTGAAGAAATTGTCTTATATCCAAAACCGGGGGCTGAAGATATTGATATCAAACTTCTTAACAACGTCCAAAGAATTTTAGACCAAAATAATCTCAATATCCCGGTTAGGAATTCAACACTATCAAAGAAACCACAATTCTAA
- a CDS encoding metal-dependent hydrolase, protein MNHGAHFIISIIAFAVYNYVHNGIISSLSWVPVGIWLIGIFLAAFGGTIPDVIEPARNWSHRRFFHSRKMLGWVVWIFALTAIIGLFLPLIYYISCFFLGYVSHLLADSTTKAGLPA, encoded by the coding sequence ATGAACCACGGTGCACACTTCATCATCAGCATCATCGCCTTCGCCGTGTACAATTACGTCCATAACGGCATCATCAGCTCGCTCTCCTGGGTTCCGGTAGGCATTTGGTTAATCGGGATTTTCCTTGCTGCATTTGGTGGAACAATCCCCGATGTGATAGAGCCCGCGAGAAACTGGTCGCACCGGAGATTTTTTCACAGCCGGAAAATGCTGGGTTGGGTCGTGTGGATCTTTGCTCTGACTGCGATTATCGGATTATTTTTGCCGCTCATCTACTACATCTCCTGCTTTTTCCTCGGATACGTGTCACATCTTCTTGCTGACAGCACGACGAAAGCGGGGCTTCCTGCATAG
- a CDS encoding tetratricopeptide repeat protein: MPTAQSADEEANTQLDDGRSKSKSNTPDGEYQAISVFEKVIGMNGIKPETKARAYELTGCSYLKLKNYHAAIPAFESAVREDPKNITAYISKGRALQKIRQFLPAQIAFQEALSRVKDSEEPKWGTYERLKIYLDVHSQIGVTLSRGAYDEEAINCFTEAEDFEKTYDYTTKDPAGKEKEYSERCRDILYSIRISKCLSQSRLGWDSAKDLATMIIEELKTVPVESVRKKNLVRAYIVLSEIYLESSPSDGKALPIVDKAIGLIGELDKGLKSYYFWSAYLNKGLLLRKLKKYDEAVQCFSEGISRYSDLVPNTNVSLLKYNRGLTYIDMQEFDKGIRELTLLQKSSPQCAEIDIALSDAFHNKALREAELEFQHSLREKFKTSVETTETNLQVLSNDINISLKFVAGLFYILFIVGMGIFLGAFAWTIANASNIQTNPFVPAIGIIGGIDVILSMMLLSPAKIQKNRIDYSQWLMGYYNWLNTEFVAGMIVFERLSKMHSPNRTDADTLDWQYVKPMYKFLHTMTKDTMETIDKCCEFPDVPYSLSKKSDGSVTSKTDTSKQDGKGSSVSASDSSDGSPATSTAGSSAKSQASAVQAGGGTPASAAASSTGKSSGDTSGAAKKFPGTILSEFVREDVPAIALGIWQGNLVDASYNSNLTSNIVGLKPEPFDQVTVADVSKGKQIYFTVKGYKSMMIVVGIFFYYLDEDRRFSFAADPDDPKFTLIDIKTNAETIHCYQIESDYTIQKDLSLDAGKYFTDYFELPHRYSGEMDEAPGKHYIRFRIAEGIYESQRKNPKWIWESDMIKFTLTK, encoded by the coding sequence ATGCCAACTGCTCAAAGTGCCGATGAAGAAGCCAATACCCAGTTAGATGACGGTCGATCTAAAAGTAAATCGAATACTCCCGATGGAGAATACCAGGCGATAAGTGTCTTTGAAAAAGTCATCGGGATGAACGGCATCAAACCCGAGACAAAGGCCCGGGCATACGAATTGACAGGGTGTTCCTATTTAAAACTCAAAAATTATCATGCGGCAATCCCTGCCTTCGAGAGTGCAGTCCGGGAAGATCCCAAGAATATCACCGCATATATCTCCAAAGGGCGCGCACTCCAGAAGATTCGCCAATTCCTGCCTGCCCAGATCGCATTCCAGGAAGCTCTTTCCAGGGTGAAAGATTCCGAAGAGCCGAAATGGGGGACCTATGAGAGATTGAAAATATACCTCGACGTTCACTCGCAGATAGGAGTGACACTGAGCAGGGGCGCGTATGATGAAGAGGCAATAAATTGTTTTACCGAAGCAGAGGACTTCGAAAAAACCTATGATTATACTACCAAAGATCCTGCCGGTAAAGAAAAGGAATATTCCGAACGGTGCAGGGATATCTTATACTCAATCAGGATTAGCAAGTGTCTCTCCCAGAGCAGGCTTGGCTGGGACTCAGCAAAGGATCTGGCAACAATGATCATTGAAGAATTAAAGACGGTCCCGGTTGAGAGTGTCAGAAAGAAGAACCTTGTCCGTGCCTATATCGTCCTGAGTGAAATATACCTGGAGTCCTCTCCGTCTGATGGCAAAGCATTGCCCATCGTGGACAAAGCAATCGGGCTTATCGGCGAACTTGACAAAGGCCTGAAATCCTATTACTTCTGGAGTGCGTACCTGAACAAAGGGCTGCTCCTCAGAAAACTGAAAAAGTACGATGAAGCAGTCCAGTGTTTTTCGGAAGGGATATCGCGATACAGTGACCTGGTGCCCAACACTAATGTATCCCTTCTCAAATATAATCGGGGTCTGACCTACATCGATATGCAGGAGTTCGACAAGGGGATACGCGAACTCACACTGCTCCAGAAGTCCAGCCCGCAATGTGCCGAGATCGACATCGCCCTTTCCGATGCCTTCCATAATAAAGCGCTGCGTGAAGCAGAGCTTGAGTTCCAGCACAGTCTGCGTGAAAAATTCAAGACGTCGGTGGAAACAACTGAGACGAACCTGCAGGTCTTAAGTAATGACATCAATATATCGCTCAAATTTGTGGCGGGATTGTTTTACATCCTGTTTATCGTAGGAATGGGTATTTTTCTCGGAGCGTTTGCATGGACGATCGCGAACGCATCAAACATCCAGACAAACCCGTTCGTACCTGCAATCGGTATCATTGGCGGCATCGATGTCATCCTCAGCATGATGCTCCTCTCCCCGGCAAAGATCCAGAAGAATCGGATCGACTACTCCCAGTGGCTCATGGGTTACTACAACTGGCTGAATACCGAGTTCGTTGCCGGGATGATCGTTTTCGAACGATTGTCAAAGATGCATTCCCCAAATCGTACTGACGCGGATACGCTGGACTGGCAGTATGTCAAACCCATGTATAAGTTCCTGCATACCATGACAAAGGATACGATGGAGACGATCGACAAGTGCTGCGAATTCCCCGATGTGCCATATTCATTGAGTAAAAAGTCTGACGGTTCCGTTACTTCAAAGACAGATACCTCAAAACAGGATGGCAAAGGATCTTCTGTATCTGCATCGGATTCCAGCGATGGTTCCCCAGCAACCAGTACCGCAGGGTCTTCTGCAAAATCCCAGGCATCGGCGGTACAGGCCGGGGGAGGGACACCGGCATCTGCTGCTGCCTCATCGACAGGCAAGTCCTCGGGAGATACATCCGGTGCCGCAAAGAAGTTCCCCGGCACAATCCTTTCCGAGTTCGTCCGCGAGGATGTGCCCGCCATAGCACTCGGAATCTGGCAGGGGAATCTTGTGGATGCCAGTTATAACAGCAACCTGACCAGCAATATCGTCGGCCTCAAACCGGAACCCTTCGATCAGGTCACGGTAGCGGATGTATCCAAGGGAAAGCAGATTTATTTCACCGTCAAGGGATACAAGTCGATGATGATTGTTGTCGGGATATTCTTTTACTATCTGGATGAGGATCGGCGATTTTCTTTTGCCGCGGATCCCGATGATCCAAAATTCACTCTTATCGATATCAAAACGAACGCAGAGACAATTCATTGCTACCAGATTGAGAGCGATTATACTATCCAGAAGGATTTATCCCTAGATGCAGGAAAATATTTCACGGACTACTTCGAACTTCCCCACCGGTATTCAGGAGAAATGGATGAGGCACCCGGCAAACATTATATTCGGTTCAGGATTGCCGAGGGCATATACGAGTCGCAGAGGAAAAATCCCAAGTGGATCTGGGAGAGCGATATGATCAAATTTACCCTCACAAAATAA
- a CDS encoding DUF3821 domain-containing protein — protein sequence MSKNISIIIALIALVLVAGVPMVSADNDLSNRDIQLGGAVVIGETNLNVGPALNGATCDPLNTEPYLTVIGWWPSSADIKTTSAAKMIDLANRYNSLWIAPADFVGFTGNWYLLGPDGKPVNSTPLFRVLYFEIVK from the coding sequence ATGTCAAAAAACATATCCATAATAATTGCACTTATCGCGCTGGTTCTCGTTGCAGGAGTTCCCATGGTATCTGCAGATAACGATCTCTCAAACCGTGATATCCAGCTCGGTGGAGCTGTCGTCATTGGAGAAACGAACCTGAACGTGGGCCCGGCCCTGAATGGTGCAACATGCGACCCCCTCAACACGGAGCCGTACCTGACCGTCATCGGCTGGTGGCCATCGTCAGCAGATATCAAGACAACTTCTGCAGCCAAAATGATCGATCTTGCCAATCGCTATAACTCTCTCTGGATCGCACCCGCAGACTTTGTCGGGTTCACCGGAAACTGGTACCTGCTCGGCCCAGACGGGAAACCGGTTAACTCCACCCCCCTGTTCCGTGTATTGTATTTCGAGATCGTTAAATGA
- a CDS encoding response regulator, translating into MIHVLVVDDEPILATLAQRFLERENFCTDSANSADEALEKISHYPYDAIVSDYQMPGKDGIEFLKIVRTSSTCIPFILFTGRGREEVAIQALNEGADFYLQKGGDPKSQFAELAHMVRRAVERRNAAAAIEERNEVLGAILAASPFGIALVKNRTVQWLNDSLATMLLYQPCELLGMPARNLYGSEEDFVSAGNHIAAELKVNGQSKIRVKLRRKDGSLIDCEVQMAALNTKNPLYSRMVTFTEIGKSPDDTP; encoded by the coding sequence ATGATCCATGTCCTTGTAGTTGACGACGAGCCAATCCTTGCAACGCTTGCCCAGCGCTTCCTGGAGCGGGAAAATTTCTGTACCGATTCGGCAAACTCTGCTGATGAAGCCCTGGAAAAGATCAGCCATTACCCGTACGATGCCATTGTATCCGATTACCAGATGCCCGGAAAAGACGGCATCGAATTCTTAAAAATCGTGCGGACCTCATCAACCTGCATCCCGTTCATCCTCTTTACCGGAAGGGGCCGGGAAGAAGTGGCTATCCAGGCCCTGAACGAAGGAGCGGATTTCTATCTCCAGAAAGGCGGGGACCCGAAATCCCAGTTCGCCGAACTTGCCCACATGGTCCGGCGGGCTGTCGAGCGGAGGAACGCGGCCGCCGCAATCGAGGAGCGCAACGAAGTGCTTGGCGCCATTCTTGCTGCATCCCCGTTCGGGATAGCTCTTGTAAAAAACCGGACGGTCCAGTGGCTCAATGATTCTCTTGCAACCATGCTCCTGTACCAGCCCTGCGAACTGCTCGGCATGCCGGCCCGGAACCTGTACGGGAGCGAGGAAGACTTTGTCAGTGCGGGAAACCATATCGCGGCCGAACTCAAGGTCAACGGGCAGTCAAAGATACGGGTAAAACTCCGGCGAAAAGACGGGTCCCTGATCGACTGCGAGGTCCAGATGGCAGCCCTCAATACGAAAAATCCCCTGTACAGCAGGATGGTTACATTTACCGAGATTGGTAAATCACCGGATGATACCCCGTAG
- a CDS encoding shikimate kinase, translated as MKNIIIIGVPGAGKSTLGVILAKTLGMKFTDTDIVIQEHTGRLLQDIIDTDGIDAFKKIEEDAVLSLHCQNTVIATGGSVVFSEKAMKHLKSGGIVIYLKIPLDEMVHRINNITTRGIVLHAGQSFPDMYNERIPFYEKYADITIDCSGNFESAVEKVLDTLAL; from the coding sequence ATGAAAAACATCATTATTATCGGCGTACCCGGCGCTGGCAAGAGTACGCTCGGGGTCATTTTAGCAAAAACGCTCGGGATGAAATTTACCGATACCGATATCGTTATACAGGAGCATACCGGCCGGCTCCTGCAGGATATCATCGATACGGATGGGATCGATGCGTTCAAGAAAATCGAGGAGGACGCGGTACTCTCGCTTCACTGCCAGAATACGGTCATTGCCACGGGAGGCAGTGTGGTTTTCAGCGAAAAAGCCATGAAGCACCTGAAATCAGGAGGCATTGTCATTTACCTGAAGATCCCGCTCGATGAAATGGTTCACCGGATCAATAACATCACAACCCGGGGAATTGTCCTGCATGCGGGCCAGAGCTTTCCCGATATGTACAACGAGCGAATCCCATTCTATGAAAAGTATGCGGATATCACCATCGATTGTTCCGGGAATTTTGAGAGTGCTGTTGAAAAAGTTCTCGATACATTAGCTTTGTAA
- a CDS encoding EVE domain-containing protein has translation MTTLRYWIIVASEEHVMLGVNGGFAQAGHGKRSGLARMHAGDRIIYYSPKTVFGGNDPLHAFTALGEVADNEIVQVEMSPDFRPFRRKVNYQLTGEVKIEPLIQDLEFIRNKRSWGSAFRFGLLEIQKADFERIEQAFEKYGKAR, from the coding sequence ATGACAACTTTGCGGTACTGGATCATTGTCGCGTCAGAGGAACATGTGATGCTTGGCGTGAACGGGGGATTTGCACAGGCTGGGCACGGGAAACGGTCCGGCCTTGCAAGAATGCATGCCGGTGACCGGATCATCTATTATTCTCCGAAAACCGTATTCGGCGGGAACGATCCGCTCCACGCGTTCACCGCTCTTGGTGAAGTGGCTGACAACGAGATCGTCCAGGTCGAGATGTCGCCGGATTTCAGGCCGTTCCGGAGAAAGGTGAACTACCAGCTGACCGGCGAGGTAAAGATAGAGCCGCTCATCCAGGACCTGGAGTTTATCCGGAATAAGAGATCCTGGGGGTCTGCATTCCGCTTCGGCCTGCTCGAGATCCAGAAAGCTGATTTCGAGCGGATCGAACAGGCGTTTGAGAAATACGGAAAGGCACGTTAG